The genomic segment ACGTATGCCAACTGGCACAATTGACCCTTGGTGCTGGTTCACGGATCGCATTCAGCGAAACGACCCAGCCGCCGCGAGAGGACACCATGAAGCAAGGCATTCACCCCGATTACGTCGAGACCCAGGTCACCTGCACCTGCGGCAACTCGTTCACGACCAAGAGCACTGCGCCTGAGGGCGTTCTGCGCGCCGATGTCTGCTCGGCCTGCCACCCGTTCTACACGGGCAAGCAGAAGATCCTCGACACCGGTGGACGCGTGGCCCGCTTCGAGAAGCGCTACGCCAAGAAGTAGCAACGTTCCAGCGCCGACCCCAGCCTGCAAAGGCTCGGGTCGGCG from the Aeromicrobium panaciterrae genome contains:
- the rpmE gene encoding 50S ribosomal protein L31; this translates as MKQGIHPDYVETQVTCTCGNSFTTKSTAPEGVLRADVCSACHPFYTGKQKILDTGGRVARFEKRYAKK